The Paraburkholderia megapolitana genomic sequence AACTGCTTCGCGATGATCGCGGCGAAATAGCCGTAAACGAGGAAATCGAACCATTCGAGGGCATTACCGACCGACGACGAAAACACAATCCGCCGCACCGTGGCTCGCGATAACGGCGCAGATAGATGCGGCACGGGAGGTACGGAAGATACGGCGGGCGTCGCGGATTGCGGCGTCGAAGGGATCATCGGGAGGTCTCCTGCCCGCTCCTGGGTGAGCGGGTCTGCTTATCCGGTATGGCTATTCCGGCGAACGATGCAAATCGTATATCTGGTTTTCGGGCGGGATCGAACCGTCGCGCGGTGCGTCCCGGGGGAACGGGGACGCACCGCGGCGAAAACCGGCCTAATGGTTCATACCGTTTCAGAAGCCGGCAGCCAGTCCGTCGCGGCGGCTGTCGCTGGCGGCCACATAGCCGCGTTCCGGCTCGTTGCGGTCGAGCTTCCAGATGTACTGGCCGGAGCCAAAGTCCATATAGGGATCGTCGACGGACTTGATCGTGTGGCCGAGACCTTCGAGCGCCTTCGCCGTATCCGCATCGAGCGTCGACTCGACGTCGATCGTGAAGTCGCGGTTGACCTTCCAGCGCGGCGCATCGCAGGCCGCCTGCGGTTGCTGGCCGTAATCGAGCATCCGCACGATCGACTGCAGATGGCCTTGCGGCTGCATGTCGCCGCCCATCACGCCGAAACTCATCACCGCCTCCTGGCGGCCGTCGACCTGCTGCGTCAGGAACGCCGGAATGATCGTGTGGAACGGCCGCTTGCCGCCTTCGACGACATTCGGCGACTTCGGATCCATCGAGAAACCGCAGCCGCGGTTCTGCAGCGCAATCCCCGTGTCGGGCACGACGACGCCTGAGCCGAAGCCCATGTAGTTCGACTGGATGAAGCTCACCATCATGCCGTTCTCGTCGGCGGCGGACATGTAGATCGTCCCGCCGGCCTGCGGCATGCCGAAGTCGAAATGCGTCGCGCGTTTCGGATCGATGAGCTTCGCGCGCGACTTCAGGTAGGCGTCATCGAGCATCTGTTCGGGCGTCACGTCCATCGAGCGCGGGTCGGCCACATACTGGTAGACATCGGCAAACGCGAGCTTCATCGCTTCGATCTGCAGATGCTGCGACTCGATTCTGTCGACGGTCAGCGTATTCATATCGAACTGCTCGAGGATGCCGAGTGCGATCAGCGCCGCAATGCCCTGCCCGTTCGGCGGAATTTCATGAACGGTATAGCCGCGATAATCCTTGCCGATCGGTTCAACCCAGTCCGCACGATAGCCGCGCAGATCGCCGGTCGTCATCGCACCGCCGCCTTCGCGCGAAAACGCGGCGATGCGCTCGGCAATCTCGCCTTCGTAGTACGCACGCGGACCTTGTTCGGCGAGCAGGCGCAAGGTCTTCGCGTGGCCGGGCAAGCGCACCAGTTCGCTGACTTCAGGCGCGCGGCCGCGCGGCATGAAGGTCTGCGCGAAACCGGGTTGGTCCTTCAGATCGGGGATGGCCGCTGCCCATTTGTAAGCAACGATGCTCGCCACCGCATGACCGCGCTCGGCGATTTCGATGGCCGGCTCCATCAGGTCGGCAAACGGCAGCGAGCCGAATTTCTCGTGCAGCGCTTCCCAGCCCGCGATCACACCCGGCACCGTGACGGTGTCCCAGCCGCGCTTTGGCTGCTTCGCGAGGCCGCCTTCTTCGCCGTATTTACGCTTGAAGTAGTCGACGTTCCACGCCGCCGGCGACACACCCGATGCGTTCAACCCATGCAGCTTCTTGCCGTCCCACACGAGCGCAAACGCATCGCCGCCCAGGCCGCACGACACCGGTTCGACGACCGTGATCGCCGCCGCAGCGGCAATCGCTGCGTCGACCGCGTTGCCGCCCTTCCAGAGCATCCGTAACCCGGCCTGGGCCGCGAGCGGGTGCGAAGTCGAAACGATATTGCGCGCGAATACGGGCAGACGCGGCGTCGGATACGGGTTTTGCCAGTTG encodes the following:
- a CDS encoding gamma-glutamyltransferase family protein yields the protein MTRFNWQNPYPTPRLPVFARNIVSTSHPLAAQAGLRMLWKGGNAVDAAIAAAAAITVVEPVSCGLGGDAFALVWDGKKLHGLNASGVSPAAWNVDYFKRKYGEEGGLAKQPKRGWDTVTVPGVIAGWEALHEKFGSLPFADLMEPAIEIAERGHAVASIVAYKWAAAIPDLKDQPGFAQTFMPRGRAPEVSELVRLPGHAKTLRLLAEQGPRAYYEGEIAERIAAFSREGGGAMTTGDLRGYRADWVEPIGKDYRGYTVHEIPPNGQGIAALIALGILEQFDMNTLTVDRIESQHLQIEAMKLAFADVYQYVADPRSMDVTPEQMLDDAYLKSRAKLIDPKRATHFDFGMPQAGGTIYMSAADENGMMVSFIQSNYMGFGSGVVVPDTGIALQNRGCGFSMDPKSPNVVEGGKRPFHTIIPAFLTQQVDGRQEAVMSFGVMGGDMQPQGHLQSIVRMLDYGQQPQAACDAPRWKVNRDFTIDVESTLDADTAKALEGLGHTIKSVDDPYMDFGSGQYIWKLDRNEPERGYVAASDSRRDGLAAGF